From Lagenorhynchus albirostris chromosome 10, mLagAlb1.1, whole genome shotgun sequence, the proteins below share one genomic window:
- the LOC132527604 gene encoding histone H2A type 1: MSGRGKQGGKARAKAKTRSSRAGLQFPVGRVHRLLRKGNYAERVGAGAPVYLAAVLEYLTAEILELAGNAARDNKKTRIIPRHLQLAIRNDEELNKLLGKVTIAQGGVLPNIQAVLLPKKTESHHKAKGK, translated from the coding sequence ATGTCTGGACGTGGCAAGCAAGGCGGCAAAGCTCGCGCCAAGGCCAAGACTCGCTCCTCGCGGGCCGGGCTCCAGTTTCCCGTAGGCCGAGTGCACCGTCTGCTCCGTAAGGGCAACTACGCCGAGCGGGTCGGGGCCGGCGCGCCGGTGTACCTGGCGGCGGTGCTGGAGTACCTGACGGCCGAGATCCTGGAGCTGGCGGGCAACGCGGCCCGCGACAATAAGAAGACGCGCATCATCCCGCGCCACCTGCAGCTGGCCATCCGTAACGACGAGGAGCTCAACAAGCTGCTAGGCAAAGTCACCATCGCTCAGGGCGGCGTCCTGCCCAATATCCAGGCCGTGCTGCTGCCCAAGAAGACTGAGAGCCACCACAAGGCCAAGGGCAAGTAA
- the LOC132527594 gene encoding histone H3.1 — protein MARTKQTARKSTGGKAPRKQLATKAARKSAPATGGVKKPHRYRPGTVALREIRRYQKSTELLIRKLPFQRLVREIAQDFKTDLRFQSSAVMALQEACEAYLVGLFEDTNLCAIHAKRVTIMPKDIQLARRIRGERA, from the coding sequence ATGGCTAGGACCAAGCAGACAGCTCGCAAGTCCACCGGCGGCAAGGCGCCACGTAAGCAGCTGGCAACTAAGGCGGCCCGCAAGAGCGCACCGGCCACGGGCGGCGTGAAGAAGCCGCACCGCTACCGGCCCGGCACGGTGGCCCTGCGCGAGATCCGCCGCTACCAGAAGTCCACGGAGCTGCTGATCCGCAAGCTGCCGTTCCAGCGCCTGGTGCGCGAGATCGCGCAGGACTTCAAGACTGACCTGCGCTTCCAGAGCTCGGCCGTGATGGCGCTGCAGGAGGCGTGCGAGGCCTATCTGGTGGGGCTCTTCGAGGACACCAACTTGTGTGCTATCCACGCCAAGCGTGTCACTATTATGCCCAAGGATATCCAGCTTGCGCGCCGCATCCGCGGGGAGAGGGCATAA